GGCCGCCATGTCGCGCTGACTGCCGACAGCGGTCCGGCCGAGCGCTACCGGCAGTTCCTGATGGTGTCCCGCGGCGCCGCCCACGTCGTCGTCGGCACCCGGTCTGCGGCATTCGCCCCCGTGCACAATCTCGGCCTGGTCGTCATCTGGGACGACGGCGACGACCTGCATGCCGAGCCGCGCGCGCCGTACCCCCACTCCCGCGAGGTCCTGCTCCTGCGCGCCGAGCAGCAGGGCACCGCCGCGCTGGTGGGCGGCTTCGCCCGCACCTGCGAGGCCGACTACTTGCTGCGCACCGGCTGGGCCAGACCCCTGGTCACCAGCCGCGACCACGTCCGGGCACAGGTTGCGACGGCCGTCGTGCCCGGCGAGGACCGCGCCATCGGCACCCGCATCCCCAGCGCCGTACGCGACCTCGTCAGGGACGCACTCCAACAGGGACCGGTGCTGGTGCAGACCCCACGCCAGGGGTATGTCGCGTCGCTGGCGTGCGAACGCTGCCGCACGCCGGCCCGGTGCAGGGAGTGCGCCGGGCCGCTCCTGCTCGCCGGGCCGACGGCGCCGCCGCACTGTCGCTGGTGCGGTCACGAGGCGCTGGGCTGGGCCTGCCCCGAGTGCGGCCATCGCGGGCTGCGGGCACCGGTGCTCGGTGACGCGCGCACCGCCGAGGAGCTCGGCCGGATGTTCGCCAGCACCACCATCCGCACGTCCAGCGGCGACCACGTGCGCGCCAGCGTCCCCGACCGTCCCGAGATCGTCGTCGCGACGCCAGGTGCCGAGCCGGCTGCCGAGGGCGGCTACGCGGGAGTCGTCATCCTCGACACCTGGCTGACGCTCGCGCGCACGGACCTGCGCACCGACGAGGAGGCGCTGCGGCGCTGGCTCGGCGCGGCCGGCCTGGTGCGAGCCGGCGGTCGGGTGATCGCGGTCGGCGACCCGGCGCACCCCGCCTTGCAGGCGCTCGTCCGCTGGGACCCGGCCGGCTTCGCCACCCGTGAGAACGACCAGCGCCTGGCCACGCACCTGCCGCCCGCCGTACGCCTCGCCACGGTCACGGGCGAGCCGGGCGCGGTCGACGACGCGCTCACCCTGCTCGCACCACCCGCGGCTGCCGAGGTGCTCGGCCCGGTCGCCGTCAGCGACGACCCGACATCCGAGGAGGTAAGGCTGGTGGTCCGGGTGCCCCGTGCGCTGGGAGCCTCCCTGTCGACCGCGCTGGGCGAGCTCCAGCGGGTGCGATCGGCGCGCAAGCTTGACGCCGTACGCATCCAGGTCGACCCACCGTCGTTGTGAGCCTCGCGGCCCGGGACCCGGGTCCACGCGGGTGCGGGCTTCGTGCGGACACTCCCTAGACTGGCCCGCGCTCGACAGCGAGCGCCGAGACCGAGGAGACCGTGTGGCCGTCCAACCCATCCGCCTGTTCGGTGACCCGATCCTGCGCAAGCCCGCCGTGGCCGTCGACTCCTTCGACAAGGAGCTGCGCACGCTGGTCCAGGACCTCACCGACACCATGCTCGAGGCGCCGGGCGCCGGGCTGGCCGCGCCGCAGATCGGCGTCGGGCTGAGGGTCTTCACCTGGAACGTGCACGACGAGGTCGGCCACCTGGTCAACCCGGAGCTCACCCTCTCCGACGAGCAGCAGGACGGCGCCGAGGGTTGCCTGTCACTGCCCGAGCTGACCTATGACTGCCTGCGCGCGCTGTCGGTGGTCGCCACCGGCTTCGACATGTACGGCGAGCCCGTGCGCATCGAGACCTCCGAGCTGCTCGCCCGGGCGATCCAGCACGAGACCGACCACCTCGACGGGATCCTCTTCCTCGACCGGCTGGACACGGCCTCCCGGAAGGCCGCGATGAAGGAGATTCGCGAGTCCGAGTGGTTCGGGCTCGAGCAGCCGACGGTCCGGGTCAGCCCGCACGCCACGAACGGGCTCGCCTGGTGAAGGAGCAGAGCTGATGCGCATCGTCTTCGCCGGCACGCCCGAGGTCGCCGTACCCGCCCTCGACGCGATCGCCGCCTCCGACCACGAGCTCGTCGGCGTAGTCACGCGCCCCGATGCTGCCGCCGGGCGTGGTCGCAAGCTGGTCGCCAGCCCGGTCGCCGTACGCGCCGACGAGCTCGGGGTGCCGGTGCTCAAGCCCGACCACCCGCGCGACCCGGCGTTCCAGGCCGAGCTCGCGGCGTTGCGCCCCGACTGTTGCCCGGTCGTTGCCTACGGCGCGATGCTGCCCCAGAGCGCACTCGACATCCCCGTGCACGGCTGGGTCAACCTGCACTTCTCGGTGCTGCCCGCGTGGCGAGGCGCCGCGCCGGTGCAGCACTCGATCTGGGCCGGCGACGAGGTCACCGGCGCGACCACCTTCCGCATCGTCAAGGCGCTCGACGCGGGGCCGGTGTTCGGCGTGATGACCGAACGCATCCGCGACACCGACACGTCCGGAGACCTGCTCGGCCGGCTGGCCGAGGGCGGCGCCGGGCTGCTGGTCAGGACGCTCGACGGCATCGAGTCGGGTGAGCTGGAGGCCCGGGAGCAGTCGGCC
This is a stretch of genomic DNA from Nocardioides sp. InS609-2. It encodes these proteins:
- the def gene encoding peptide deformylase gives rise to the protein MAVQPIRLFGDPILRKPAVAVDSFDKELRTLVQDLTDTMLEAPGAGLAAPQIGVGLRVFTWNVHDEVGHLVNPELTLSDEQQDGAEGCLSLPELTYDCLRALSVVATGFDMYGEPVRIETSELLARAIQHETDHLDGILFLDRLDTASRKAAMKEIRESEWFGLEQPTVRVSPHATNGLAW
- a CDS encoding primosomal protein N' gives rise to the protein MTANHGQTGGHPDMLPGLRAAVEDSRAKAAATRTRKAAEAEPATVDPVARVLVDVPLAHLDRPFDYTVPAKMAETAMPGARVKVRFAGQDVDGYVVERAETSEHTGRLTPLRRVVSGEPVLAPEIAALTAGVAERYAGSRADVLRLAVPPRHATIEKQPSVPSEPLVADPAAAGKAWAAHEHAAAFLTHLAAGGSPRAVWNPPPGAGWQTLVAHAAALTVAGGRGVLVCVPDKRDVERVSAALDAVLGAGRHVALTADSGPAERYRQFLMVSRGAAHVVVGTRSAAFAPVHNLGLVVIWDDGDDLHAEPRAPYPHSREVLLLRAEQQGTAALVGGFARTCEADYLLRTGWARPLVTSRDHVRAQVATAVVPGEDRAIGTRIPSAVRDLVRDALQQGPVLVQTPRQGYVASLACERCRTPARCRECAGPLLLAGPTAPPHCRWCGHEALGWACPECGHRGLRAPVLGDARTAEELGRMFASTTIRTSSGDHVRASVPDRPEIVVATPGAEPAAEGGYAGVVILDTWLTLARTDLRTDEEALRRWLGAAGLVRAGGRVIAVGDPAHPALQALVRWDPAGFATRENDQRLATHLPPAVRLATVTGEPGAVDDALTLLAPPAAAEVLGPVAVSDDPTSEEVRLVVRVPRALGASLSTALGELQRVRSARKLDAVRIQVDPPSL
- the fmt gene encoding methionyl-tRNA formyltransferase; translation: MRIVFAGTPEVAVPALDAIAASDHELVGVVTRPDAAAGRGRKLVASPVAVRADELGVPVLKPDHPRDPAFQAELAALRPDCCPVVAYGAMLPQSALDIPVHGWVNLHFSVLPAWRGAAPVQHSIWAGDEVTGATTFRIVKALDAGPVFGVMTERIRDTDTSGDLLGRLAEGGAGLLVRTLDGIESGELEAREQSAEGISLAPKIAVEDALVDWHERATAVDRRVRACTPAPGAWTTFDGQRLKLGPVIPVADHEELKPGRIEVTKNAVYIGTASGVVQLGDVKPNGRKLMPAADWARGVRLESGARLGDS